The Candidatus Margulisiibacteriota bacterium genome window below encodes:
- a CDS encoding N-acetylmuramoyl-L-alanine amidase, which yields MLRKIKLIILFLLFSNGWAYYTQNDASVFFNSKKINLKSSFYINNNRLCIPLKEFSEKVGFSYKKEGSFLLVSDGDYQTVSFLTAHDQVMIGDVKYHMSDKSFPVYQEWYVPLGYYAWYLGYTMNRTGNNYYVSKRLVDVSTTQDTIKLKYASSIDGDELELKKSGDYYSLDLKATVLSFPRKTLSNSFSNQIIIGQITTKPDLAKLSIRSTKPLFLSRTADNEIIISEKKIEKVLPIKEQIMPEDIDTINTDKVSDRAVWIPSFEGVRNIILSVKGKKTTLTGQAIYKDGNYLVPAENVLLHFGFSYNVSDSGNLLIKYGDKPETDTLVKVYIINKTVYVPLQQLAKRLGFGLRWDYRIHTLFVNPIVNDISFKKTTNGDSVFISSFVEIEPRNLFELNKPNRIILDIPNAVLDVSNTSIKVDGSNIQLIKAGQFDEETVRIVIQVNKPMNYGMSISDDGTRVSVLRSGSIDKVWYQTFDKYNLLSILGVDMGKISWEQKENILEIDIPDASYGAKGVYYFNDPFLEKIVGSQYSWDPVASRMSIYFKSPPQLKIEQSGDKIDIRIDNSKGKVVYEKKQVVAPRETPVSLKILSGKKIVVEAGHGGGDVGAIGFGGRYEKWFTLDTSQRIKDILTSYGATVLMPLQKDASMSLSGRTQFANRNDADLFISVHFNAFHSEYIGGISTYYYSATSLPIARHVQREMVSALGLRDIGLRQARFFVLFHTKMPAILIEPCFITNKNEYEMLLKPENRDKIASAVAKGVVAYYKGK from the coding sequence ATGCTAAGGAAAATAAAACTAATAATTTTATTTTTGTTGTTTTCTAATGGTTGGGCTTATTATACGCAAAATGATGCAAGCGTTTTTTTTAATAGTAAAAAAATAAATCTTAAGTCTTCTTTTTATATAAACAATAATAGATTATGTATTCCCTTAAAAGAATTTTCTGAGAAGGTAGGATTCTCCTATAAAAAAGAGGGTAGTTTTTTATTAGTTAGTGACGGTGATTACCAAACTGTTTCTTTTTTAACAGCTCATGATCAAGTCATGATTGGGGATGTCAAATATCATATGTCAGACAAAAGTTTCCCAGTGTATCAGGAGTGGTATGTTCCATTAGGATATTATGCTTGGTACTTAGGATATACGATGAACAGAACAGGCAATAATTATTATGTTTCTAAACGATTGGTTGATGTAAGTACCACACAAGATACTATTAAACTTAAATATGCCTCAAGTATTGATGGAGACGAATTAGAGCTAAAAAAAAGTGGAGATTATTACTCTCTTGACCTCAAGGCAACGGTTCTTTCTTTTCCGAGAAAAACCTTGTCTAATTCTTTTTCAAATCAAATTATTATTGGGCAAATTACCACTAAACCAGACTTGGCTAAGTTAAGCATTAGATCCACAAAACCACTTTTTTTAAGTAGAACAGCGGATAATGAAATTATTATAAGTGAAAAGAAAATAGAAAAAGTTTTACCTATTAAAGAGCAGATAATGCCCGAAGATATTGACACTATAAACACTGATAAGGTTAGCGATAGGGCTGTGTGGATTCCTTCTTTTGAGGGCGTTAGAAACATCATTTTGAGCGTGAAGGGAAAGAAGACGACGCTTACAGGACAGGCTATTTATAAAGATGGTAATTATTTGGTTCCAGCTGAAAATGTTTTGTTACATTTTGGGTTTAGTTATAATGTTTCTGATTCAGGTAACTTGTTAATTAAATACGGAGATAAGCCGGAAACAGATACGTTGGTCAAAGTATATATTATTAATAAGACTGTTTATGTACCATTACAACAATTAGCAAAAAGGCTAGGGTTTGGGCTTAGATGGGACTATCGAATTCACACACTGTTTGTGAACCCAATTGTTAATGATATTTCATTTAAAAAGACAACAAATGGAGACAGTGTTTTTATTAGTTCTTTTGTTGAAATTGAGCCTCGAAATCTTTTTGAATTGAATAAACCCAATAGAATAATTTTAGATATTCCTAATGCTGTTTTAGATGTTAGCAACACAAGTATCAAGGTTGATGGTAGCAATATTCAGCTTATTAAGGCTGGGCAGTTTGATGAGGAAACAGTTCGCATTGTTATTCAAGTTAACAAACCGATGAATTACGGTATGTCTATTTCGGATGATGGAACAAGGGTGTCTGTTTTACGTTCGGGAAGCATAGATAAGGTTTGGTATCAGACTTTTGATAAGTATAATCTCTTGAGTATTTTGGGTGTGGATATGGGAAAAATCAGCTGGGAACAAAAAGAAAATATCTTAGAAATTGATATACCCGATGCTTCTTATGGCGCAAAAGGTGTTTATTATTTTAATGATCCTTTTCTAGAAAAAATAGTTGGCAGCCAATATTCATGGGATCCAGTTGCTTCGCGAATGAGTATTTATTTTAAGTCACCACCGCAGTTAAAAATTGAACAATCAGGGGATAAAATAGATATCAGGATTGACAACAGTAAAGGTAAAGTTGTTTATGAAAAGAAGCAAGTAGTTGCTCCTAGGGAAACACCCGTGTCTTTAAAAATTCTTTCTGGCAAGAAAATAGTAGTTGAGGCAGGTCATGGTGGCGGTGATGTTGGAGCAATAGGCTTTGGTGGTAGATATGAAAAATGGTTTACTTTAGATACATCACAAAGAATTAAAGATATCCTTACTTCTTATGGTGCAACAGTTTTAATGCCTCTACAGAAGGATGCATCCATGTCATTATCTGGAAGAACCCAGTTTGCGAATAGAAATGACGCTGATCTTTTTATCAGTGTTCACTTTAATGCCTTCCATAGTGAGTATATTGGAGGTATATCAACTTATTATTATAGTGCCACTAGTTTGCCTATAGCGAGACATGTGCAACGAGAGATGGTTTCAGCCTTGGGTTTAAGGGACATTGGACTACGACAAGCAAGGTTTTTTGTGTTGTTCCATACGAAAATGCCTGCAATTTTAATTGAGCCTTGTTTTATCACAAATAAAAATGAATATGAAATGTTGTTAAAACCAGAAAACAGAGATAAGATAGCCAGTGCTGTTGCAAAGGGAGTGGTGGCTTATTATAAAGGCAAATAA
- a CDS encoding MraY family glycosyltransferase: MVNLSGSIVLFVTSLMGIALLGYTLTIVIMPVAIKKAIKLRILDAPGDRKIHKYSKPRVGGMVMFVVYFFMLALIGVLFDYKIVFPIAVCSLLISFFGFLDDLFNIRPMYKLLFQLLVALMTSMHFVGFGISINEIYLLLGTTLNLGMFSIPITVIWIIGIMNAINLIDGLDGLAGGITAIAGMALCVCAFYWKETEMLFVGVALLSVVFGFLKYNLNPARVFMGDTGSLLLGYNLAVFSILICWNQPKVMACGIPLILLGIPIYDVFSAILRRVKRNQHIFRADREHFHHRIMKRGFTHKQTVVVIHIESAFLAVCALITLFINNNVMVFYLLSLAFLIHISRIYLRKKFS, encoded by the coding sequence TTGGTTAACCTCAGTGGTTCTATAGTTTTATTTGTTACATCACTAATGGGAATTGCTCTTCTAGGTTACACCTTAACTATTGTTATTATGCCTGTGGCTATCAAAAAAGCAATCAAGTTAAGAATTCTAGATGCTCCTGGTGACAGAAAGATACATAAATACAGTAAACCACGCGTTGGCGGTATGGTGATGTTTGTTGTTTATTTTTTTATGTTGGCTTTAATTGGAGTACTTTTTGACTATAAAATTGTGTTTCCAATTGCGGTCTGTTCTTTGCTTATTTCTTTTTTTGGATTTTTAGACGACCTTTTCAATATTCGGCCTATGTATAAGTTGCTATTCCAATTGTTAGTTGCCTTAATGACTTCCATGCACTTTGTTGGCTTTGGTATATCTATCAACGAAATATATTTACTTTTAGGAACTACATTAAATTTAGGTATGTTCTCAATTCCCATTACTGTTATCTGGATAATTGGAATTATGAACGCTATTAATTTAATTGATGGCCTTGATGGGTTGGCTGGAGGGATAACTGCTATAGCAGGAATGGCCCTATGCGTGTGTGCGTTTTATTGGAAAGAGACAGAGATGCTTTTTGTTGGAGTAGCTTTATTGTCGGTTGTTTTTGGCTTTTTGAAGTATAATCTTAATCCAGCTAGAGTTTTTATGGGCGATACAGGGAGTTTATTATTAGGTTATAACCTCGCTGTTTTTTCAATACTTATCTGTTGGAATCAACCTAAGGTGATGGCCTGTGGTATTCCTTTAATTCTACTAGGTATTCCTATTTATGATGTTTTTTCTGCTATTCTTAGAAGGGTAAAAAGGAACCAACATATTTTCCGTGCAGATAGAGAGCATTTTCATCATAGGATAATGAAAAGAGGATTTACACATAAACAGACTGTTGTTGTTATTCATATTGAATCAGCATTTTTGGCGGTATGTGCTTTAATAACACTTTTTATTAACAATAATGTAATGGTTTTTTATCTACTATCCTTAGCGTTTTTGATTCATATCTCTAGAATATATTTAAGGAAAAAATTTAGTTGA
- the gcvT gene encoding glycine cleavage system aminomethyltransferase GcvT produces the protein MKKTALNEEHKKLKAKMVDFAGWEMPIQYTGIIHEHKAVRELAGVFDVSHMCVLDVRGDSAFDFLQYVTINDVAKLKIYGAQYSMVLDKEGQILDDIIVSRMDGYFRLVLNSSNADKIKKWFELMKKENNYDITLNYREDLSILALQGPKSQQILEEILGVKISLNSFYFMKTNWQGEDIAVSRTGYTGELGYEIFISNQLAPLLWQKIINKGVTPAGLGARDTLRIEAGLPLYGKEIVADITAYDLGYSWIVSLLKGEFLGKTKLVTATKDKRLYGCILEDKGVLRDGYEVLGHGKITSGTFSPTLGTAIGMFYSEKKPKENEGISVVIRGKEFKGRVINLPFLKKKINK, from the coding sequence ATGAAAAAAACAGCATTAAACGAAGAGCATAAAAAGCTTAAGGCCAAGATGGTAGATTTTGCCGGCTGGGAGATGCCAATTCAGTATACAGGAATTATTCATGAGCATAAAGCTGTCCGTGAATTAGCTGGTGTTTTTGATGTTTCCCATATGTGTGTGTTAGATGTGCGAGGCGATTCTGCTTTTGATTTTTTGCAATATGTAACAATTAATGATGTTGCTAAGCTAAAAATATATGGGGCTCAGTATTCAATGGTGTTGGATAAAGAAGGTCAGATACTTGACGATATTATAGTTAGCAGAATGGATGGTTATTTCAGGTTAGTCCTCAATAGTAGTAATGCTGATAAAATTAAAAAATGGTTTGAGTTGATGAAAAAAGAAAATAATTATGACATTACTTTAAATTATCGTGAAGATTTAAGTATACTTGCTTTGCAAGGTCCTAAGTCTCAGCAGATATTGGAAGAAATTCTTGGAGTTAAAATTTCTCTAAATAGTTTTTATTTTATGAAAACAAATTGGCAAGGTGAAGATATTGCAGTGAGTAGAACTGGCTATACCGGTGAACTAGGTTATGAAATTTTTATTTCTAATCAGTTGGCACCTCTTTTATGGCAAAAAATTATTAACAAGGGCGTTACTCCAGCTGGTTTAGGCGCGAGGGATACTTTGCGAATTGAAGCTGGTTTGCCGCTGTATGGCAAAGAAATTGTTGCAGATATTACTGCCTATGATCTGGGGTATAGCTGGATAGTTAGTTTGTTAAAGGGCGAGTTTTTAGGTAAAACTAAATTGGTGACTGCAACTAAGGATAAACGTCTTTATGGCTGTATTTTGGAGGATAAAGGTGTTTTAAGAGATGGTTATGAAGTGCTTGGGCATGGGAAAATCACTAGTGGTACTTTTTCTCCAACTCTTGGCACGGCGATTGGGATGTTTTATAGCGAAAAAAAACCTAAGGAAAACGAGGGAATATCAGTGGTGATAAGGGGTAAGGAGTTTAAGGGTAGAGTGATAAATTTACCATTTTTAAAAAAGAAAATAAATAAGTAA
- the gcvH gene encoding glycine cleavage system protein GcvH yields the protein MIINGLYYSEEHEWVKVEGNIATIGITDYAQDALGDIVFVELPNVDDEFTQMDEIGVLESVKTVSNIYIPLSGRIVEVNDAAIEDPALINSSPYDEGWLVKIEMYEKSELDDLNSSEEYEEMLGEEE from the coding sequence ATGATAATAAATGGTTTATATTATTCTGAAGAACATGAGTGGGTAAAGGTTGAAGGCAATATTGCCACTATCGGAATTACCGATTATGCACAAGATGCTTTAGGCGACATAGTTTTCGTTGAGCTTCCAAATGTAGATGATGAATTTACTCAAATGGACGAGATTGGTGTTTTGGAGTCTGTAAAGACTGTGAGCAATATATACATACCTCTTTCGGGAAGAATAGTAGAAGTAAATGATGCAGCTATAGAAGATCCTGCCTTAATTAATTCTTCTCCATATGATGAAGGATGGTTAGTTAAGATAGAGATGTATGAAAAGTCTGAGCTAGACGACCTTAATTCCTCTGAGGAATATGAAGAGATGTTAGGCGAAGAGGAGTAA
- the rmuC gene encoding DNA recombination protein RmuC, giving the protein MLNLFIFLFIGVGLGVAIGYLLGKMLNSNSSLKEEIAGLKVYKLEKEDLQKTCREEKELIQKRLDDSIEHFQKLKAEIARKEEENKNLVEKLQTQKQEIDERFKYLQDQFANLANKIFEEKSQKFTTQNKENIDVLLKPLQEKIQSFQKKVEDTYDDENRQRAGLKQQIEMLADLNKKMSEDAHNLTTALKGETKTQGNWGEMILETILEKSGLQKGVEFSVQESFKTEDGQQRYPDVIINLPGKKHMVIDSKVTLTAYERYISAEDADKKEKFLKEHIISLRNHIKGLSDKQYQKLYQINSPDFVLMFVAVEPAFALAVQQDNNLFYEAFERNIVIVSPSTLLATLRTIDNIWRQEKQNKNAMEIAKRAGDMYDKFVNFVDDLKKLGNQLLTTQRTYDEAMKKLSTGTGSLVIRAEGIKKLGAKTAKSLSVDSLEDVDLIEEESRE; this is encoded by the coding sequence ATGCTTAACCTATTCATTTTTTTATTTATTGGTGTGGGATTAGGTGTTGCAATCGGATATTTGCTTGGGAAAATGCTTAATTCGAATAGTTCCTTAAAGGAAGAAATAGCTGGACTTAAAGTTTATAAATTAGAAAAAGAAGACCTCCAGAAAACTTGCAGAGAAGAAAAAGAGCTTATCCAAAAAAGGCTGGATGACTCAATTGAACATTTCCAAAAATTAAAGGCTGAGATTGCAAGAAAAGAAGAAGAAAATAAAAATTTAGTTGAGAAACTTCAGACACAAAAACAAGAAATAGACGAAAGATTTAAGTATCTACAAGATCAGTTTGCTAATCTTGCAAATAAAATATTTGAAGAAAAAAGTCAGAAGTTTACTACTCAAAATAAAGAAAATATTGATGTTTTGCTCAAGCCCTTGCAGGAGAAAATTCAATCCTTTCAGAAGAAAGTTGAAGATACTTATGATGACGAGAACAGACAACGAGCAGGGCTGAAACAGCAAATTGAAATGTTGGCTGATTTAAATAAAAAAATGTCAGAAGATGCCCACAATTTGACTACAGCTTTAAAGGGAGAAACAAAGACACAGGGCAATTGGGGTGAAATGATTTTAGAAACGATTCTAGAGAAATCAGGTCTTCAAAAAGGTGTAGAATTTAGTGTTCAAGAGTCTTTTAAAACAGAAGATGGTCAACAAAGGTATCCAGATGTAATTATTAATCTTCCTGGTAAAAAGCACATGGTAATTGACTCGAAAGTTACTCTTACAGCATATGAGAGATATATTTCAGCTGAAGATGCTGATAAGAAAGAAAAATTCTTAAAGGAACATATTATTTCTTTAAGAAACCATATCAAGGGCTTAAGCGATAAACAATACCAGAAGTTATATCAAATCAATAGTCCTGACTTTGTTTTAATGTTTGTTGCAGTTGAACCAGCCTTTGCTTTAGCAGTTCAACAGGACAATAATTTGTTTTATGAAGCTTTTGAAAGAAATATTGTCATTGTTAGTCCTTCTACTTTACTTGCAACATTAAGAACAATTGATAATATTTGGAGGCAAGAAAAACAAAACAAAAATGCCATGGAGATAGCGAAAAGAGCAGGAGATATGTATGACAAATTTGTGAATTTTGTGGATGACTTGAAAAAACTAGGTAATCAGCTATTAACAACACAAAGAACTTATGATGAGGCAATGAAAAAATTATCAACAGGAACTGGTAGCTTAGTTATCAGAGCAGAAGGTATTAAAAAATTAGGTGCAAAAACAGCTAAAAGCCTCTCAGTTGATAGCTTAGAAGATGTTGACCTTATTGAGGAAGAAAGTAGGGAATAG
- the murI gene encoding glutamate racemase, whose protein sequence is MQREWWLIIKANNAPIGVFDSGIGGFTVYSHLAKLMPKENFIYFADNLNSPFGDKTIPQILAINDRIIKYFLSKKVKMIVIACNTSSALAIDHNSNKYDVPFVDMLNDGLRFAQELEEGTRVGIIATQATVNSESYLKILSKYNPKIKVFQQATPELVPLIESGDMEGVKAILPKYLEPYEIMDHLLYGCSHYPHIDETVHELYPNFKTIDPALYVATSAYKKLKKIGLSSANKGNVLCYTKEQPSLVKLAKKLGFTKFKLIKSKQSAKQSA, encoded by the coding sequence TTGCAAAGGGAGTGGTGGCTTATTATAAAGGCAAATAATGCCCCTATTGGGGTTTTTGATTCTGGTATCGGAGGCTTTACTGTTTATTCTCATTTAGCCAAGCTAATGCCTAAAGAGAATTTTATTTATTTTGCTGATAACTTAAACAGCCCCTTTGGCGATAAAACAATCCCTCAAATCTTGGCAATTAACGATAGAATTATCAAATATTTTTTGAGCAAAAAAGTTAAGATGATTGTTATTGCTTGTAATACTTCTTCCGCCTTAGCCATAGATCACAATAGCAATAAGTATGATGTACCCTTTGTGGATATGTTGAATGATGGACTTCGTTTTGCTCAAGAGCTTGAGGAAGGGACTAGGGTTGGAATTATTGCGACGCAAGCAACAGTAAATTCAGAGTCCTACTTAAAGATTCTTTCTAAGTATAATCCCAAGATTAAGGTTTTTCAGCAAGCTACACCAGAATTGGTTCCTTTAATTGAGTCAGGTGATATGGAAGGCGTTAAAGCAATTTTACCAAAATATCTTGAACCTTATGAAATTATGGATCACTTGCTTTATGGTTGTTCACATTATCCTCATATTGATGAAACAGTCCATGAGCTATATCCTAATTTTAAGACAATAGACCCAGCCTTGTATGTTGCAACAAGTGCTTATAAGAAATTAAAAAAAATAGGACTTAGTTCAGCCAATAAGGGCAATGTGCTTTGTTATACCAAAGAACAACCATCACTTGTTAAGTTAGCCAAGAAATTAGGTTTCACAAAGTTTAAGCTAATCAAAAGCAAACAATCGGCAAAACAATCTGCTTAA